A genome region from Anopheles stephensi strain Indian chromosome 2, UCI_ANSTEP_V1.0, whole genome shotgun sequence includes the following:
- the LOC118505978 gene encoding sorting nexin lst-4 — translation MTRVKVLYDFNGEPNSSEISISVDEVLTVTNTDVGEGWWEGMNSRGQRGLFPAAYVETIPEAPSLPAGPPKMPPPPAVTMAQSTGVAKSGSQQALGNNRYDQTADDWGEQQDDWDDDWDDDNDTYSEIGPGSGAAGRSNGQTQSYHQQQQHQQQSATASYYANANLPAPPPSDGDTMSLASVATTVGGGRSRTAGTGKIFTKSGDNYLIGMPVPDVSEADRVHVLLMEHGIVWKPMRDSYTVTVDSPKKEKKFNGLKSFIAYQLTPSFNNVPVARRYKHFDWLHERLVEKFCLIPIPPLPDKQISGRYDEEFVEHRRVQLQEFVDWVCRHPVLSTCGVWMHFLTCTDEKKWKTGKRTAEKDPLVGTMFCASVFPPEKTLLQSLVEPQVESAGQFVPQMDAAVKTLFAICGDQSKKFQVQWKKEYQRIGEGFSEMARALAVDERRAATQLSLASSVGQAAGVFINIGQLFGEQPKHDFIPFSDRLHIYRGLLAGWPDTLGEYRNAVQKRKDCERLTAEQKMENAQMQEVTRRVDVMSYALLAEMSHFREERDTHLKDTIRAFIGAQIEFYKSIVQKLEQAQTHF, via the coding sequence ATGACGCGCGTTAAGGTCCTGTACGATTTCAATGGCGAACCGAACTCATCGGAGATCTCGATCTCGGTGGACGAAGTGCTAACCGTCACAAACACGGACGTCGGTGAAGGATGGTGGGAGGGTATGAACTCACGCGGCCAGCGCGGCCTCTTTCCCGCCGCGTACGTCGAAACAATTCCCGAGGCACCCTCGTTACCGGCGGGGCCGCCGAAAATGCCCCCGCCACCAGCCGTTACGATGGCCCAGTCGACGGGTGTAGCGAAATCCGGCTCACAGCAAGCACTCGGCAACAATCGGTACGATCAGACGGCGGACGATTGGGGCGAGCAGCAGGACGACTGGGACGACGATTGGGATGACGATAATGATACGTACTCGGAAATAGGTCCCGGATCGGGTGCGGCCGGCCGCTCTAACGGACAGACGCAGTCctaccatcagcagcagcagcaccaacagcagagCGCAACCGCAAGCTACTACGCCAACGCCAACTTGCCTGCACCACCGCCCTCCGATGGGGACACTATGTCACTCGCCTCGGTAGCGACCACGGTCGGTGGCGGTCGGTCGCGTACCGCCGGCACAGGAAAGATTTTCACCAAATCCGGTGATAACTATCTGATCGGGATGCCGGTGCCGGATGTGTCGGAAGCGGACCGGGTGCACGTGCTGCTGATGGAGCACGGTATCGTGTGGAAGCCGATGCGCGACTCGTACACCGTGACGGTCGATTCAccgaagaaggagaaaaagtttAACGGTCTAAAAAGCTTCATCGCGTACCAGCTGACGCCCTCGTTTAACAATGTACCGGTGGCGCGTCGGTACAAGCACTTCGATTGGCTGCACGAGCGGCTGGTGGAGAAGTTCTGTCTCATTCCGATACCACCGCTGCCGGACAAGCAGATATCGGGCCGGTACGATGAGGAGTTTGTCGAGCATCGGCGCGTCCAGCTGCAGGAGTTCGTCGACTGGGTGTGCCGGCATCCGGTGCTCTCGACGTGCGGCGTCTGGATGCACTTCCTTACCTGCACCGACGAGAAGAAGTGGAAAACGGGCAAACGGACGGCCGAGAAGGATCCGCTGGTCGGCACCATGTTCTGTGCGTCCGTGTTTCCACCGGAGAAGACGCTGCTGCAGTCGCTGGTGGAACCGCAGGTGGAATCGGCCGGCCAGTTTGTGCCGCAGATGGATGCCGCCGTCAAGACGCTGTTCGCGATTTGTGGCGATCAGTCGAAAAAGTTTCAGGTACAGTGGAAAAAGGAGTACCAGCGCATCGGGGAAGGATTCTCCGAGATGGCACGGGCGCTGGCAGTGGACGAACGGCGGGCCGCCACGCAGCTCAGTCTGGCAAGTTCGGTCGGCCAGGCAGCCGGGGTGTTTATCAACATCGGGCAACTGTTCGGCGAGCAGCCGAAGCACGACTTTATACCATTCTCGGACCGACTGCACATCTACCGCGGGTTGCTGGCCGGGTGGCCCGACACGCTGGGCGAGTACCGGAACGCGGTCCAGAAGCGCAAGGACTGTGAGCGGCTGACGGCGGAACAGAAGATGGAGAACGCGCAGATGCAGGAGGTGACTCGGCGCGTGGACGTGATGTCGTACGCCCTGTTGGCGGAGATGTCCCACTTTCGGGAGGAACGGGATACGCATCTGAAGGACACGATACGTGCCTTTATCGGTGCGCAGATCGAGTTTTACAAATCGATCGTGCAGAAGCTCGAGCAGGCGCAAACACACTTTTAA
- the LOC118505980 gene encoding probable tRNA(His) guanylyltransferase yields MLSSCRKALYTLAKHSARSFQSSAMALSRFEYVKQFEQEEKLLPNCWVVVRIDGKGFHRFCNVHTFTKPNDLDALQLMNLAGMTVMQEFNEIAIGYGQSDEYSFVFRREASVYQRRRDKLVSYVASLFTSAYMFHWKRIFDARSVTMRYPPSFDARAVLYPTDENLRDYLSWRQADVHVNNLYNTTFWNLVASGLSNSDAEKRLQGTLASDKNEILFSQFGINYNNEPLIYRKGTILLPKSVCIAGKKQKLIVPIFDDLIGDAFWVKHPEILDKKAKSDDAFELGEDLSQPVVRYQLEVHTLRKAGMKKLETSMSTLQTDAS; encoded by the coding sequence ATGCTTTCTTCCTGTAGGAAGGCCCTGTACACGCTAGCCAAACATTCCGCACGATCGTTCCAATCTTCCGCAATGGCACTGAGTCGCTTCGAGTACGTGAAACAGTTCGAGCAGGAAGAGAAACTACTGCCGAACTGCTGGGTTGTGGTGCGGATCGATGGGAAGGGATTCCATCGGTTCTGCAACGTACACACGTTCACCAAACCGAACGATCTTGATGCACTGCAGCTGATGAACCTTGCCGGTATGACCGTGATGCAGGAGTTTAACGAAATTGCCATCGGATACGGGCAGAGCGACGAGTACTCGTTCGTGTTTCGTCGGGAGGCCAGCGTGTACCAGCGACGCAGGGACAAGCTGGTAAGCTACGTGGCCAGTCTGTTTACCTCGGCGTACATGTTTCACTGGAAGCGAATCTTCGATGCCCGGTCGGTGACGATGCGCTATCCCCCTTCCTTCGATGCCCGCGCTGTCCTCTACCCAACGGATGAGAATCTACGTGACTATCTAAGCTGGCGACAGGCGGATGTTCACGTTAATAACCTTTACAACACAACGTTCTGGAATTTGGTTGCTTCCGGGCTGAGCAATTCGGACGCAGAGAAAAGGCTTCAGGGAACACTGGCGAGCGACAAGAATGAAATACTTTTCTCACAGTTTGGCATTAATTACAATAACGAGCCGCTTATCTACCGGAAAGGAACGATACTGCTGCCGAAAAGTGTTTGCATTGCGGGGAAGAAACAGAAGCTCATCGTACCGATATTTGACGATCTTATTGGCGATGCGTTCTGGGTGAAGCATCCCGAAATATTGGACAAGAAGGCAAAATCGGATGACGCGTTCGAGCTAGGGGAAGATCTTTCGCAACCCGTGGTGCGCTATCAGCTGGAAGTACACACACTTCGGAAGGCTGGTATGAAGAAGCTAGAAACGAGCATGAGTACGTTGCAAACTGATGCTAGTTAA
- the LOC118505981 gene encoding uncharacterized protein LOC118505981, giving the protein MSASINRKRLRSNDSEGCFALQRKTFVSQQRMDQQDPNKMKRILAKTINMLFQGAKHHDKDVFVNQKESLKSVRLLGGGEIDYDLNATSSWLGKKADRKCRQCDRLAIVHADCINCNLELCEHCGVNCNFCPEKICLNCVTIFECVLRDLPCCEQCKMFV; this is encoded by the exons ATGAGTGCAAGCATCAACCGGAAGCGTTTGCGGTCGAACGACAGTGAAGGATGCTTTGCGCTGCAGCGGAAAACGTTCGTCAGCCAGCAGCGGATGGATCAGCAGGATCCGAACAAAATGAAGCGCATTCTAG CAAAAACCATCAATATGCTGTTCCAGGGAGCGAAGCATCACGACAAAGATGTGTTCGTGAATCAGAAGGAATCGCTGAAATCGGTTCGTTTGCTCGGTGGTGGGGAAATAGATTACGATCTGAACGCT ACCTCATCGTGGCTCGGAAAGAAAGCGGATCGAAAATGTCGCCAGTGCGATCGATTGGCGATTGTGCACGCCGACTGCATCAACTGCAACTTGGAGCTGTGCGAGCACTGTGGCGTGAACTGCAACTTCTGTCCGGAAAAGATTTGCCTGAACTGCGTAACCATATT TGAGTGCGTGTTGCGCGATTTGCCCTGCTGTGAGCAGtgcaaaatgtttgtttaa